In Constrictibacter sp. MBR-5, a single genomic region encodes these proteins:
- the accD gene encoding acetyl-CoA carboxylase, carboxyltransferase subunit beta, protein MNWLTNFVPPKLRQLVVRDTPENLWLQCPNCSQMLFHRDLEKAHKVCTHCGHHMRLGAKERLALMFDDGAYTLADLPPVQSDPLRFRDQKRYVDRMKDAQSKTGLQDAVLVAEGTIGGMPAVAAAFAFEFMGGSMGIAVGDAILRAARLAVEKRAALIAIPASGGARMQEGILSLMQMPRTTVAVAEVREAGLPYIVVMTDPTTGGVSASFAMLGDIAISEPGAAIGFAGQRVIRETIRETLPEGFQRAEYLFAHGMLDMVVHRHEMRETLGRILGMLMHRVEAEDPIADELSTVLPDEDVQAPSIPAGADAAAKQE, encoded by the coding sequence ATGAACTGGCTGACCAACTTCGTCCCGCCCAAGCTGCGCCAGCTCGTTGTCCGCGACACGCCGGAGAATCTCTGGCTGCAGTGCCCGAACTGCTCGCAGATGCTGTTCCATCGCGATCTGGAGAAGGCGCACAAGGTCTGCACCCACTGCGGCCACCACATGCGCCTCGGTGCCAAGGAGCGGCTGGCGCTGATGTTCGACGACGGCGCCTACACCCTCGCCGACCTGCCGCCCGTCCAGTCCGATCCGCTGCGCTTCCGCGACCAGAAGCGCTATGTCGACCGGATGAAGGACGCCCAGAGCAAGACCGGCCTGCAGGACGCGGTGCTGGTGGCGGAGGGCACGATCGGCGGCATGCCGGCCGTCGCCGCCGCCTTCGCCTTCGAGTTCATGGGCGGCTCGATGGGCATCGCCGTGGGCGACGCCATCCTGCGTGCGGCGCGGCTTGCGGTGGAGAAGCGCGCGGCCCTCATCGCCATCCCGGCGTCCGGCGGCGCGCGCATGCAGGAAGGCATCCTGTCGCTGATGCAGATGCCGCGCACCACGGTCGCCGTGGCCGAGGTGCGCGAGGCGGGGCTGCCCTACATCGTGGTGATGACCGATCCGACGACCGGCGGCGTCAGCGCCTCCTTCGCCATGCTCGGCGACATCGCGATCTCCGAGCCGGGGGCCGCGATCGGCTTCGCCGGCCAGCGGGTCATCCGCGAGACGATCCGCGAGACCCTGCCCGAAGGGTTCCAGCGCGCGGAGTATCTTTTCGCGCACGGCATGCTCGACATGGTCGTCCATCGCCATGAGATGCGCGAGACGCTCGGCCGCATCCTCGGCATGCTGATGCACCGTGTCGAGGCGGAAGACCCGATCGCCGACGAACTGTCGACAGTCCTGCCTGACGAGGACGTGCAGGCGCCATCGATTCCTGCGGGCGCCGACGCGGCGGCGAAGCAGGAGTGA
- a CDS encoding folylpolyglutamate synthase/dihydrofolate synthase family protein yields the protein MSASGAVLARLTRLHPKLIDLSLGRMERLLERLGNPERRLPPVIHVAGTNGKGSVTAYLAAIAEAAGLAAHVYTSPHLVRFNERIRVAGRELSDDALVEVLEACERANGDDPITFFEVTTAAAFLAFAQAPADLCILEVGLGGRLDATNVIARPAVTAITPVSIDHVQYLGDTLTAIAGEKAGILKPGVPAVVGLQQPEALAAIERRAAEIGAPLHRASVEWHCTRTADGFDWKDGATSLSLPRPALAGEHQVDNAALAVACIRHLAVPRITEAALAQGIRDARWPARLQRLRTGPLVAMLPPGWELWLDGGHNPAAGAMIAQYAATAWTDMPTHAVVGMLDTKDAGGFLAQLGRVATTVRAVPIPGVDAALPPAAIVAAARAVNVESHACASAEDAVAAITADRGPCRILVCGSLYLAGAVLEANG from the coding sequence ATGAGCGCCAGCGGCGCCGTTCTGGCGCGGCTGACGCGCCTCCATCCCAAGCTGATCGACCTGTCGCTCGGCCGCATGGAGCGCCTGCTCGAACGGCTCGGCAACCCCGAGCGGCGCCTGCCGCCGGTGATCCACGTCGCCGGCACCAACGGCAAGGGCTCCGTCACCGCCTACCTCGCCGCCATCGCCGAGGCGGCCGGCCTCGCCGCCCACGTCTACACCTCGCCGCATCTGGTGCGCTTCAACGAGCGCATCCGCGTGGCCGGCCGCGAACTGTCCGACGACGCGCTGGTCGAGGTCCTGGAGGCCTGCGAACGGGCCAACGGCGACGACCCGATAACCTTCTTCGAGGTGACCACCGCCGCGGCCTTCCTCGCCTTCGCCCAGGCGCCCGCCGACCTCTGCATCCTGGAGGTCGGCCTCGGCGGCCGGCTCGACGCGACCAACGTGATCGCCCGGCCCGCCGTCACGGCGATCACGCCGGTCTCGATCGATCACGTCCAGTATCTCGGCGACACGCTCACCGCCATCGCCGGGGAGAAGGCCGGCATCCTCAAGCCGGGCGTGCCGGCCGTCGTCGGCCTGCAGCAGCCGGAGGCGCTCGCCGCCATCGAGCGCCGTGCGGCCGAGATCGGCGCACCTCTCCATCGCGCCAGCGTCGAATGGCACTGCACGCGGACCGCCGACGGCTTCGACTGGAAGGACGGCGCGACCAGCCTCTCCCTGCCCCGCCCTGCCCTCGCCGGCGAGCATCAGGTCGACAACGCCGCCCTGGCCGTCGCCTGCATCCGGCACCTCGCCGTCCCCCGGATCACAGAGGCCGCGCTGGCCCAAGGCATCCGCGACGCCCGCTGGCCGGCGCGCCTGCAGCGGCTGCGCACCGGTCCCCTGGTGGCGATGCTGCCGCCCGGCTGGGAACTATGGCTCGACGGCGGCCACAACCCCGCCGCCGGCGCGATGATCGCGCAGTACGCGGCCACCGCCTGGACCGACATGCCGACCCACGCCGTCGTCGGCATGCTCGACACCAAGGACGCCGGCGGCTTCCTCGCCCAGTTGGGCCGCGTCGCCACGACGGTGCGCGCCGTGCCGATTCCCGGCGTGGACGCAGCCCTGCCCCCCGCCGCGATCGTCGCGGCCGCCCGGGCCGTGAACGTCGAATCCCACGCCTGCGCCTCGGCCGAAGACGCCGTCGCAGCGATCACGGCCGATCGCGGCCCCTGCCGCATTCTCGTCTGCGGCTCCCTCTACCTCGCAGGCGCCGTACTCGAAGCCAACGGCTGA